CGATCAATTCCTCGACCCGGCCGATCAACGCCGGTTCCAGATCCGTCCAGTCGCGCACCCGCCGCCGGATCCGCCGCCACGCGGCCGCGATGTCGGCCTGGGTGGCGTGCGGCCAGCCCAAATGCCGGCACACCCCCTTCTTCCATTCCACGGTGCGCGGAATCCGCGGCCACGCCGCCAGCCCCAGCCGGTGCGGCTTGACCGCCTGCCAGACATCGACGTACGGATGGCCCACGACCAGGGTGTGGGCGCTGCCGGGACCGCGACGCACCTGCTCGGCCAACCGGGCCTCTTTCGAGCCGGCGACCAGGTGATCGACGAGCACCCCGAGCCGGCGGGTCGGTCCCGGCGCGAACTCGGCGACGATGTCGACAAGGTCGTCGACCCCGCCGAGATGTTCGACGACCACGCCCTCGATCCGCAGGTCATCACCCCACACCTGCTCGACGAGTTCGGCGTCGTGGCGGCCTTCGACGTAGATCCGGCTGGCCGACGCGACCTTCGCCCGCTGCCCGGGCACCGCCACCGATCCGGAGGCGGTGCGCGCCGGCGGGGCCGCCGGGGCGCGTCGCGGGGCGGTCAGGATGACCGGTCTGCCGTCGATCAGGTACCCCGGGCCCACCGGGAACGCGCGGGTGCGTCCGTGCCGGTCTTCCAGTTGCATGCGGCCGTACTCCACACGCACCACCGCGCCGACATAGCCACTCTCGGCGTCCTCGACGACCATGCCCACCTCCACCGGGTGCTCGGTGGAGCGCGGTCGGCGGGCGCGGTGGGGGTTGCGGGCCAGCACATCGGGTCCGTAGCGGTCTTCCACGGGGCCCAATCCTACGGGCGTGACGATAGTTTCCCCGGCGCGCGACATTCGCTCTAGGCTGCACAATTGTGTTCGAAAACTACGATTTCGGCGACGACGATGACGACTTCGACGACGACGAGGACTTCGACGACGACGACTTCGACGACGATTCCGGCGGGGCGGATTCCGGGGCGCCCAAGGGCGACAACAGTCTCAAGTGGGCTCTCGGGCTGGTGACGTTCCTGGCCGTCGTCGCGACGGCTGCCGCCGCGACGGTGGTGTTCGGCGGCAACCCCGATGCCGCTGAGCCCACCGAGTCCACACCGCCGATCTCCGACATCGCCAGCGCCGACGACGACGGTCCGGTCAGCGTGATCGTCGATGATCCCACCTGTAAGCCCTGGATGCCGATCAACGACACCCTGGCCTCCGCCGGGGAAGGCAAATGGAACGACCGGGACCGCACCATCCCGGCCTCGGACTGGACCCCCGAACAGCAGCAGATGCACATGGGTGCCGCCGCCGTGCTCCGCAGCGCCGCCGCCCAGAGCGTGGGACTGGCCAAGCTCACCCCGCACCGGGTGATGCGGGAACTCTACGAACAGTTCATCGCCTACGGTCGCGCCTACGCCGAGCGGGTGCCGCAGTACGTGCCGGCCGACAACAACCTCGCCGAGGCCGCCAACAGCGCCGCCTCGGCCCTGGCCTCGATCTGCGGGGCCATCAACGACGGGTCGGCGGCGTCGCGGGGACCGCTCGCCCCGGCGCAGAATCCTCCGGAGCTCACCGCCACCCCGGCCGACCCGACCAACCCGGTGCCGTTTCTGGCCAGCAGGAATCCGGTCTGTGACAACTGGCATGCCGCACTGCAGGACTACATGGCCAAGACCACCGAGTGGCAGCAGCTCGACCCCAACATCGCGGCCATCCTGTGGAACCCGGCGCAGAAGGCCGTCAACGTCGCCGCCGCGCAGGTGTTGAGCAACCAGGCCAACACGATCGAACAGCTCGGACAACAGAGCGGCAACGCCACCCTGCAGGATTTCGCGGTGCTGATCGCGCAGTACCAGCGGGCCTTCGTCGCCGCGGTGCCGACCTACACCCCCGCCGATCAGCATCTGGCCAACGCGGCGGCGTACGCGTCGGCCCTGGTGGACGGCGCGTGCACGATCAGCGGGACCTGACCGCCGCGGCGTGGCACGGAAGCGCCCGTTCGGCGTCGACCCGGGCGTTTTGCGGGCACAATCGATTGAGTGGGCACCTGGGACGACGTGGCCCGCCTGGTGGAGGCGCTTCCGCTGACCCAACGGCACGGGCCGCGGGAGTGGCGGGTCGGCGGAAAGCTGGTCGTCTGGCAGCGTCCGCTGCGCCTGCCCGAACGGCGCGCGCTGCAGGTGGGCGGTGAACCCGATGTGCTCGCGGTGCGGGTCCGCGACGAGTCGACCGCCCGGGCGCTGATCGAGGCCCACCCGGCGGTGTATTTCACCACCGCCCACCTCGTCGCCTACCCGGTGGTGCTGGTCTGGTTGGCCCGGGTCGACCGCGGTGCGTTGGCCGATTTGATCTACGACGCGTGGCTGGTGCACGCCCCGCGGGCGGTGGTGCGCGACTACCTGGCCCGCCGTGCGTAGCGCCGACGGTGCGCAACCGCCGTGACCTGATGCGGTGTCGGCGACGCGCGCGTCAGGCCCGGGGCGGCGGTGTGGCGTCGATGCCGGATTCCTTGCGCTGCGCGGCGGTGATCGGTGCCGGCGCGTCGGTGAGCGGGTCGACGCCACCACCGGATTTCGGGAAGGCGATCACCTCGCGGATCGACTCCGCGCCGGCGAGCAGTGCGGCGATGCGGTCCCAGCCGAATGCCAGCCCGCCGTGCGGGGGCGCCCCGAAGGTGAACGCGTCCAACAGGAAACCGAATTTCTCCGCCGCGGACTCGGCATCGATGCCCATGACGGTGAACACCTGCTCCTGGATGTCGCGGCGGTGGATGCGGATCGAGCCGCCGCCGATCTCGTTGCCGTTGCACACGATGTCGTAGGCGTCGGCGAGAACCGCACCCGGATCGGTGGTGATCGCCTGCGCCGTCTCGGGTTTGGGGGCGGTGAACGCATGGTGCACCGCGGTCCAGGCTCCCGCACCGACCGCCACGTCGCCGGCCGCGGCGGCCTCGTCGGCCGGTTCGAACAGCGGCGGGTCGACCACCCAGGTGAACGCCCACGCGTCGGCGTCGATCAGGTCCTGGCGAGTGGCGATCTCCACCCGGGCCGCCCCCAGCAGAGCCCGCGAGGCCTTGGGGGCCCCGGCGGCGAAGAACACACAGTCGCCCGGTGCGGCACCGACGTGACCGGCCAGCCCGGCGCGTTCGGTCTCGGAGAGGTTCTTGGCCACCGGGCCCGACAGCGTGCCGTCCTCGCCGACGAGCACGTAGGCCAGCCCCTTGGCGCCGCGCTGTTTGGCCCACTCCTGCCAGCCGTCGAGGGTGCGTCGCGGCTGCGAGGCACCGCCGGGCATCACCACCGCGCCCACATAGGGCGCCTGGAACACCCGAAACGCGGTATCGGCGAAGAACTCGGTGCATTCGACGAGTTCCAACCCGAACCGCAGGTCGGGTTTGTCGGTGCCGAACCGGCGCATCGCCTCGGTGTAGCTCAGCCGCGGCAGGGGCCGCGGCAGGTCGTAGCCGATCAGCGACCACAGCGCGGCCAGGACCTCCTCGGCGATCCCGATGACGTCCTCGGCGTCGACGAAACTCATCTCCAAGTCCAGTTGGGTGAACTCGGGCTGGCGGTCGGCGCGGAAGTCCTCGTCGCGGTAGCAGCGGGCGATCTGGTAGTAGCGCTCCATCCCGGCCACCATCAACAGCTGCTTGAACAGCTGCGGGCTCTGCGGCAGGGCGTAGAAGGTGCCGGGCCGCAGCCGGGCCGGCACCAGGAAGTCCCGCGCCCCCTCCGGGGTGGAGCGGGTCATCGTGGGCGTTTCGATCTCGATGAAGTCGTGGGAGGCCAGCACCGCACGCGCCGCGGCGTTGGCCCGGGAACGCAACCGGATCGCCGCGGCGGGGCCGTCGCGGCGCAGATCGAGGTACCGGTAGCGAAGCCGGATCTCCTCCCCCGGCTCCTCATCGAGCTGGAACGGCAGCGCCGCGCTCTCGCCGAGCACGGTCAGCGCGCTGGCGTTGACCTCGATGTCGCCGGTCGCGATCTCCGGGTTGGCGTTGCCGTCGGGACGGATCTCGACCACCCCGGTCACCGCGACGCAGAATTCGGCGCGCAGCCGGTGCGCGTCGGCGAGCACCGCCTCGTCGTGGAAGACGACCTGGGCGACCCCGGAGGCGTCGCGCAGGTCGATGAAGATGACCCCGCCGTGGTCGCGGCGGCGTGCCACCCAGCCGGCCAGCGTGACCTGGCGTCCGGCGTCGGCGGACCGCAACGAACCGGCGTCGTGACTGCGCAGCACGGCTACTCCTCATCGGGGGTGGGAAACGAGTGCCAGTCTAAAGCCGCACCGCCAACACCCGGTGTGCCGGTGTGGCGGCCCGATGCCGCGTGTGATGGGCTATGGGTTCTTGGGAGTTCCGCCGCACCGAAGGATTGCAGATGGCCCTGTCCCGCACCAAGCACCCCTGCCAGCGAGTCGACACCGGATTCATCGAGACCGCGCCGTACCGCTTCGCCAACACCGTCGAGTTGGCGATCACCCCCGAGCAGTTGTTCGAAGTGCTCGCCGACGCCGACTCCTGGCCGCACTGGGCCTCGGTGATCACCGGCGTCACCTGGACCAGTCCGCAACCGTACGGGGTGGGCACCACCCGCACCGTGCAGATGCGCGGCGGCATCGTCGGCTACGAGGAGTTCATCGCCTGGGAGCCGCACACCTACCTGGCCTTCCGGTTCAACGAATCATCGACGCGCACGCTGCGCGCGTTCGCCGAGGACTACCGGGTGGTGCCCACCGCCGCGGGCTGCCGGCTGACCTGGACGATGGCGATCGAGCCGCTGGGTCCGGCCCGGCTGGGCCTGTGGCTGGGCCGGCCGGTGGTGAACTGGATGCTGGGCTGGTTTCTGCGCCGGCTGCGGCGCTACACCGACCAGCGTTTCGCCACCGTGTAGAACCCGCGCAACCGGTGTGCCGCGCTGCGGCGGTATGCAAAGCTGGGGACGGCCGAGCGTGATGAGCGACCCCGATGAGCGACGGAGTGGGCGATGACCTTCAACGAGGGCGTGCAGATCGACACCAGCAGGGCGGCGTCGACCGGTCGCGGCCGTGGGATCGCGCTCGGCGGCGGCGCCGGTGGTCTCGGGCTGCTCATCATGATCGTGGCGATGTTCCTCGGGGTCGACCCCGGCGATGTGATCTCCCAGCAGGCCCCGGCCTCCCAGGAGGCAGCGCCCGGTTTCGATCTGAACAAGTGCCGCACCGGGGCGGACGCAAACAAGTACGTCCAGTGCCGGGTGGTGGCCACCGGCAACTCGGTGGATGCGGTCTGGACCCAGCTGCTGTCGGGCTACACCCGCCCCAAGATGCGGCTGTTCAGCGGCCAGGTCAACACCGGCTGTGGGACGGCCAGCAGCGAGGTGGGGCCGTTCTACTGCCCGGCCGACCAGACCGCCTATTTCGACACCGACTTCTTCGACGTCCTGGTCGATCAGTTCGGCTCCAGCAGTGGCGCGTTGGCCCAGGAGTATGTGGTGGCCCACGAGTACGGCCACCACGTGCAGAACCTGCTGGGGGTGCTCGGCCGCGCCCAGCACGGCGCGCAGGGCGCCACCGGGTCCGGGGTGCGCACCGAACTGCAAGCCGACTGCTACGCCGGGGTGTGGGCGCACTACGCGGCGGTGACCCAGCAGGAGAGCACCGGCAAGCCCTTTCTGGAGCCGTTGAGCGACCGTGACATCGCCGACGCGCTGTCGGCGGCGGCCTCGGTCGGTGACGACCGAATCCAGAAGACCATGACCGGGCGGGTCAACCCCGAGGCGTGGACGCACGGCTCCTCCGAGCAGCGCCAGCACTGGTTCACCGTCGGCTACCAGACCGGCGACCCCAACAAGTGCGACACCTTCGCCGCCCGCGACCTCGGCTGACTCCGGGGCTGACTCCGGGGCTCGGTTCGCGGGCGGGAAGGAGCCCCTACAGCCAGCTGGAGCCGACCGCCGAGTCGGTGGAGGCCATGTTGTTGCCGGCGTTTTGCACCTTGGAGCCGTGGGTGGCCGCCTGCTGATAGATCACCTGGAAGTTGCGACCGAGCTGGGTGATGAACTCCTGGCAGGCCGCCGAACCGGCACCACCCCAGAAGTCCCCGGCGGCCACCACATCGCGGATGATCGCCTGATGCTCGGCCTCCAGCGAGGCAGCCTGCGCCTTGATCAGCGCCCCGTGAGCGTTGACATCACCGAACTGGTAGTTAATCGTCATCGCTATAGCTCCTAGCTGCTCAGGCTCGACTGGGCCGCGGCTTCCTGCTGCTCATAGACGTTCGCGTCACGCACCAGCCCGTCACGCACCCCGTGCAGCATGTTCACGATGTTGCGAAACGCCGTCTGCATCTGCCCCATCGTGTCCAACGACGTGCGCTCGGCGATCCCGGTCCACCCGGCCCCCGAAATGCTCTGCGACGACGCGAACATCCGCCGCGCCTCATCCTCGACCGTCTGAGCATGCACCTCAAACCGGCCCGCCATATCCCGCATCAATTGCGGATCAGTCATCAAACGTGAAGCCATCGTGGCAACTCCTTACTGCACGTTTCGTACGTGGTTGGTGTGTTGATCGAGTCGGCTGCTAACTCCTTTTCCCCCTCCCGGTTAGCCGCCCTTGGCCGCGGTGGCGGCCTTGACTCCGGCCTTGGCAGCGTTGCCCAGGCCCCCGAATCCCCGTC
This sequence is a window from Mycolicibacillus parakoreensis. Protein-coding genes within it:
- a CDS encoding DUF3097 domain-containing protein, yielding MEDRYGPDVLARNPHRARRPRSTEHPVEVGMVVEDAESGYVGAVVRVEYGRMQLEDRHGRTRAFPVGPGYLIDGRPVILTAPRRAPAAPPARTASGSVAVPGQRAKVASASRIYVEGRHDAELVEQVWGDDLRIEGVVVEHLGGVDDLVDIVAEFAPGPTRRLGVLVDHLVAGSKEARLAEQVRRGPGSAHTLVVGHPYVDVWQAVKPHRLGLAAWPRIPRTVEWKKGVCRHLGWPHATQADIAAAWRRIRRRVRDWTDLEPALIGRVEELIDFVTAPQP
- a CDS encoding MmcQ/YjbR family DNA-binding protein gives rise to the protein MGTWDDVARLVEALPLTQRHGPREWRVGGKLVVWQRPLRLPERRALQVGGEPDVLAVRVRDESTARALIEAHPAVYFTTAHLVAYPVVLVWLARVDRGALADLIYDAWLVHAPRAVVRDYLARRA
- the aspS gene encoding aspartate--tRNA ligase, which gives rise to MLRSHDAGSLRSADAGRQVTLAGWVARRRDHGGVIFIDLRDASGVAQVVFHDEAVLADAHRLRAEFCVAVTGVVEIRPDGNANPEIATGDIEVNASALTVLGESAALPFQLDEEPGEEIRLRYRYLDLRRDGPAAAIRLRSRANAAARAVLASHDFIEIETPTMTRSTPEGARDFLVPARLRPGTFYALPQSPQLFKQLLMVAGMERYYQIARCYRDEDFRADRQPEFTQLDLEMSFVDAEDVIGIAEEVLAALWSLIGYDLPRPLPRLSYTEAMRRFGTDKPDLRFGLELVECTEFFADTAFRVFQAPYVGAVVMPGGASQPRRTLDGWQEWAKQRGAKGLAYVLVGEDGTLSGPVAKNLSETERAGLAGHVGAAPGDCVFFAAGAPKASRALLGAARVEIATRQDLIDADAWAFTWVVDPPLFEPADEAAAAGDVAVGAGAWTAVHHAFTAPKPETAQAITTDPGAVLADAYDIVCNGNEIGGGSIRIHRRDIQEQVFTVMGIDAESAAEKFGFLLDAFTFGAPPHGGLAFGWDRIAALLAGAESIREVIAFPKSGGGVDPLTDAPAPITAAQRKESGIDATPPPRA
- a CDS encoding SRPBCC family protein, translating into MALSRTKHPCQRVDTGFIETAPYRFANTVELAITPEQLFEVLADADSWPHWASVITGVTWTSPQPYGVGTTRTVQMRGGIVGYEEFIAWEPHTYLAFRFNESSTRTLRAFAEDYRVVPTAAGCRLTWTMAIEPLGPARLGLWLGRPVVNWMLGWFLRRLRRYTDQRFATV
- the ypfJ gene encoding KPN_02809 family neutral zinc metallopeptidase, which translates into the protein MTFNEGVQIDTSRAASTGRGRGIALGGGAGGLGLLIMIVAMFLGVDPGDVISQQAPASQEAAPGFDLNKCRTGADANKYVQCRVVATGNSVDAVWTQLLSGYTRPKMRLFSGQVNTGCGTASSEVGPFYCPADQTAYFDTDFFDVLVDQFGSSSGALAQEYVVAHEYGHHVQNLLGVLGRAQHGAQGATGSGVRTELQADCYAGVWAHYAAVTQQESTGKPFLEPLSDRDIADALSAAASVGDDRIQKTMTGRVNPEAWTHGSSEQRQHWFTVGYQTGDPNKCDTFAARDLG
- a CDS encoding WXG100 family type VII secretion target encodes the protein MTINYQFGDVNAHGALIKAQAASLEAEHQAIIRDVVAAGDFWGGAGSAACQEFITQLGRNFQVIYQQAATHGSKVQNAGNNMASTDSAVGSSWL
- a CDS encoding WXG100 family type VII secretion target — translated: MASRLMTDPQLMRDMAGRFEVHAQTVEDEARRMFASSQSISGAGWTGIAERTSLDTMGQMQTAFRNIVNMLHGVRDGLVRDANVYEQQEAAAQSSLSS